In one window of Methanoregula sp. DNA:
- a CDS encoding thiamine-phosphate synthase family protein: protein MKHPDIATEIDMIGRMMIALREIEGCREFVSLIPEVRTNLVFAQPHAQKTDEVLAVDGRITVINGMPRAAGRVRFGASGHMARLIIELMKTDPSIRAGIDFANPPGFSDWLADYCTQQGWVSAMIDRRTEPAELRIAEGSSMPWKAAEAVRAAGGRVPKIICDAGGMGKEPVCILVGNEPISVARDVCEIARAHSRRF, encoded by the coding sequence ATGAAACACCCCGATATCGCCACTGAAATTGACATGATCGGACGGATGATGATTGCCCTTAGGGAGATTGAGGGTTGCCGGGAATTTGTCTCTCTCATCCCTGAAGTCAGGACGAACCTGGTATTTGCACAACCGCATGCGCAGAAAACCGATGAAGTTTTGGCTGTAGATGGCCGGATTACCGTCATCAACGGTATGCCACGGGCTGCCGGGAGAGTCCGGTTCGGGGCATCGGGCCATATGGCACGGCTCATCATTGAACTCATGAAGACCGATCCGTCCATCCGGGCCGGAATCGATTTTGCAAATCCCCCGGGATTTTCAGACTGGCTGGCTGACTATTGCACACAGCAAGGCTGGGTGTCTGCCATGATTGACCGGAGAACCGAGCCTGCTGAACTCAGGATTGCAGAGGGGTCATCGATGCCGTGGAAGGCAGCAGAGGCAGTCCGGGCTGCCGGTGGGAGGGTGCCGAAAATTATCTGCGATGCCGGAGGAATGGGAAAAGAGCCGGTCTGTATTCTGGTGGGGAATGAACCCATCAGTGTTGCACGGGATGTGTGCGAAATTGCCCGTGCGCATTCACGACGATTCTGA
- a CDS encoding DUF2180 family protein — protein MTNIIALLKQDAAASARIAHRLPQGFSGTVPAHGKKRSGPGTGRRMKEMKCYICAKEGTESDAVAVCVACGMGTCMKHTIRKEVDVWEGGYPLPSQKLPKKMPRMLCPDCNKAYKGEK, from the coding sequence ATGACAAATATCATCGCACTTCTCAAGCAGGATGCAGCCGCATCTGCAAGGATTGCGCACCGGCTGCCCCAAGGGTTTTCCGGCACGGTTCCTGCCCATGGAAAGAAGCGGTCTGGACCCGGTACCGGGAGGAGGATGAAAGAGATGAAGTGCTACATTTGTGCAAAAGAGGGAACGGAAAGCGACGCGGTGGCAGTCTGCGTTGCCTGCGGTATGGGAACCTGCATGAAACATACAATCAGGAAAGAGGTAGATGTCTGGGAGGGCGGGTACCCGCTCCCCTCCCAGAAGCTGCCAAAGAAGATGCCCCGTATGCTCTGCCCGGATTGCAATAAGGCATACAAAGGGGAGAAGTGA
- a CDS encoding MIP/aquaporin family protein yields MGSLATRSIAEAVGTALLVYFGAGAAAITLMIAAGTKPATSFNVGIGQLGGLGDWFAIGISFGIVIAAVIYSLGRVSGAHINPAVTIALWATKRFPAGDTVAYILAQCIGAAVGSLLFFLTVGMDAITIGGLGATAPFPGIGYGQAILVEAIATFVLMLVIMGVAVDKRAPPGFAGLIIGLTVAGMITATGNIAGASLNPARTFGPYVMDFLLGGTNLWAFFPIYIIGPVIGAIAAAVFYDRMTAE; encoded by the coding sequence ATGGGCTCGCTTGCCACCCGCAGTATTGCTGAAGCCGTCGGGACGGCACTCCTTGTGTACTTCGGGGCCGGAGCAGCGGCGATCACGTTAATGATCGCTGCCGGAACAAAGCCGGCGACCTCCTTTAACGTCGGGATCGGCCAGCTCGGCGGACTTGGCGACTGGTTTGCTATCGGAATCTCGTTTGGTATCGTTATCGCAGCTGTCATTTACTCGCTTGGCAGGGTCTCGGGGGCCCACATCAACCCGGCAGTAACGATTGCACTCTGGGCAACGAAACGGTTCCCGGCCGGGGACACGGTTGCGTATATACTCGCCCAGTGCATCGGAGCGGCGGTCGGGAGTCTGCTCTTCTTCCTGACCGTGGGGATGGATGCAATAACCATCGGGGGGCTCGGGGCAACCGCACCGTTTCCGGGGATCGGGTACGGACAGGCAATACTTGTCGAGGCGATAGCAACGTTCGTACTGATGCTTGTGATCATGGGAGTTGCCGTGGACAAACGTGCCCCGCCGGGATTTGCCGGGCTCATCATCGGCCTGACCGTGGCCGGCATGATCACGGCAACAGGAAACATAGCCGGAGCGTCACTCAACCCCGCCCGGACTTTCGGGCCATACGTGATGGATTTCTTACTTGGCGGCACAAATCTCTGGGCATTCTTTCCCATCTACATCATCGGTCCCGTCATCGGTGCTATTGCTGCAGCAGTCTTCTACGACCGGATGACCGCAGAATAA